A genomic stretch from Terriglobus sp. RCC_193 includes:
- a CDS encoding choice-of-anchor D domain-containing protein, producing MFLAIAGFACAQQVSLLGLRSLNHAGAFRSLKQDAAGNLYTLFDAHDGVRILKLSADGSQLLAQTQLGQAGDTAIALALDSTGNIYVTGTSTSTGSLSGTSGAAFPSRADSTTNSFVARFSPTFTLQWLSFAGSGKTAVTAIDATTSTVYITGGIYAATLPVTSGGIQQVPAVNSSGNGFVEAFHTANGTLQYATYLTGANGDTQPAAIVADSTGAAYIAGTTTATGYPTTSALTPVMRYAASYPVSGFVTKLTAAGDGFLFSTFIPGNGLTSAALDGSGSLLLSGNIAPGLFPLTVAQQPIASGLSYQSAVRLSLDGAQVLSSTLLAPSSLTSVSSIAPGNNGQAWVFASSIPASLLPVQPLENLGDAAAFRVGSDGKVDRITRIGGIPVNNSGYASLPVTEGGILLQNSGHVALAASIAPTLSSELLPTEHYDLALAQAPNNVLPSTVRDALPLASCSGSACSGSAALLAQLAPDAVTPQLALSIDDHPNLVLRNLGPADATGVQISATNYIVTNGCGSTLAAGAECSITLAGTTAGSITVQATNAPAFTTALPSTSRTSDAIVVTPHALDFGISTAASTPNTRTLTIRNLSNTAQTFLSARINTGSSAYSLAQSASTCSTTTDGLQKTLAPNSSCTITLALTPSAISGNDAAVSATWQVGNYDIPLTGYAQAAATSLSATTIDFGRQYVNGIRTPRYLYLSNASDTAQAHAAVASTNAVFTVTDECSAMLQPRSICRIAIGYLSTAAPGSDALSLVVDGTAVTVLGETLPQPSITGSSTNPNLTVSATSLVFSDLVTVTTASTAVQTVIVGNIGAVAFALQVAITGDFTQTTDCPALLAGGATCKVNVMFTPSAAGLRQGLLAVTAGSAGPAYVSLSGTGTAILPQNNGLAYGDIPLNTPSVQWLKVQQGFVSATASSSDAAYKVILVEDIGYGHGQPTASSFSSTATGSCLNCWLGIQFQPATTGTDIATVSLSSSSAGKPASVVVSGNGVPLTGLILTPLTEDFGPIAVHTTSTATVFQLTNATSAAIATMGATITDDFNASAEATGGMSCAAATVQPGASCFVPVRFVPTAAGTRSGKLTVQTSTGNATATLTGTGSDDPGISFTPGELRFDNVPALTATQQTITLTNTSVIPESIGTPASSDSHFTVSSGCSTLAAGASCTLTVTYQAIAALSSGVLIIPVTTSPAGAASTATYAIALTGQYTSESAGIQIIPGEHTTVNFGSAATNSVAESRVLHVNNLSGKALTLSVAAPRNFSVASSNCGGLAVGGSCDLTVQFVPQISGSITGTLFLSGTPTDGSATQNGLGYLEGYGEGVGNLSVTGNISPLGVLQFGQATSGQTASQTLTVTNPITTGAGTDITVRRIRSEAPFLTESNCGQPLAPGQNCTITVAYAPVYQVTGSTALLTGRSDTSSITIESDASNAPQFVALSGQAAPITSSTASSGGILQTYSLSQSSLTFVNTAVGGSSPAQIIELANTGTTTVHIQKLITSSGFIASGNCATLSAGNTCSIVVNYQPQSTGMTTGTLEIQSDAVASLEFVTLVGTGSAASVSLTPQPIDFGRVLVGASSSQFATLTNTGAVPVTMNSVGIAGANFSLATSSSSSTACPTSGGALNAGASCTVAVVFTPTSTGTLRGTLSVATSATSLPLLVALSGVGTQPLLTVTPTSLGFGNVPLGSNKTLSLTLRNVGSDPVDGLGFTASKYFSVTSTCGITTLNASSSCSVSITFTPSTTGAVNGTLTIRSTDPASPLNVPLTASGIAGGGGGGLLLTVNGGSSASVTVQQGIAATYSLSVAPTNGFAGSVALTCTPDATVAYATCSLLPSTVTLSSGSQSSVATITTVTAVNSNTAKLESNSRGGIVLACILPAGGMLLWLRRRRLQGILPLCLFCISLIGCGSGGDLRIRYVEPGTYTFHVTASATNGTPASQSVKLTLVVTPRT from the coding sequence GTGTTCCTTGCAATCGCAGGATTCGCCTGCGCGCAACAGGTATCACTGCTGGGGCTGCGCTCGCTGAACCACGCGGGAGCGTTCCGCTCCTTGAAGCAGGATGCTGCAGGAAATCTCTATACGCTGTTCGACGCCCATGACGGTGTCCGCATTCTGAAACTAAGCGCCGATGGATCGCAACTACTTGCGCAAACCCAGCTTGGCCAGGCAGGCGATACAGCCATCGCACTGGCACTGGACAGCACCGGCAACATTTACGTAACCGGCACATCAACTTCCACCGGAAGCCTATCCGGTACCAGCGGCGCAGCATTTCCCAGCCGCGCAGACAGCACAACCAATTCATTTGTCGCCCGCTTCTCACCCACGTTTACATTGCAGTGGTTGAGTTTCGCGGGCAGCGGCAAAACGGCCGTTACGGCCATTGATGCGACCACCTCTACCGTTTACATCACGGGCGGCATTTATGCGGCGACACTACCGGTAACCTCCGGTGGCATTCAGCAGGTACCCGCCGTGAATAGTAGCGGCAATGGTTTTGTAGAAGCATTCCATACGGCGAACGGCACGCTGCAATACGCAACCTACTTAACGGGTGCTAATGGTGACACGCAACCCGCTGCCATCGTTGCAGACAGTACCGGTGCGGCTTATATTGCAGGCACCACAACGGCCACTGGTTATCCCACCACATCGGCACTCACTCCCGTTATGCGCTATGCGGCGAGTTATCCCGTATCAGGGTTCGTAACGAAGCTGACTGCTGCTGGCGATGGCTTTCTCTTCTCCACCTTCATTCCCGGCAACGGATTGACCTCCGCTGCACTGGACGGCAGCGGTTCCTTGCTGCTTTCGGGCAACATCGCCCCTGGCCTGTTCCCTCTTACCGTTGCGCAACAGCCAATCGCCAGCGGCCTCAGCTATCAAAGCGCCGTGCGACTGTCGCTGGATGGGGCACAGGTCCTTTCATCCACGTTATTGGCACCCTCTTCCCTCACCTCGGTTTCATCCATCGCACCCGGTAACAACGGACAGGCATGGGTGTTTGCATCTTCGATCCCTGCTTCTCTACTGCCGGTGCAGCCGCTCGAAAACCTTGGAGATGCCGCAGCATTCCGCGTGGGGTCTGACGGTAAAGTGGACCGTATTACCCGTATCGGCGGGATTCCCGTCAACAATAGCGGTTACGCCAGCCTTCCCGTCACCGAGGGCGGCATTCTGTTGCAGAACTCCGGTCATGTTGCGCTTGCCGCTTCCATTGCGCCGACGCTTAGTTCTGAGCTGTTGCCAACGGAACATTACGACCTTGCACTGGCCCAGGCTCCAAACAACGTATTGCCTTCGACTGTGCGGGATGCGCTTCCTCTGGCAAGCTGCAGTGGAAGTGCATGTAGCGGGTCTGCCGCGCTTCTCGCCCAACTCGCGCCAGACGCCGTTACACCACAACTGGCATTGAGCATCGACGATCATCCCAATCTGGTTCTCCGCAATCTTGGACCTGCGGATGCAACTGGGGTGCAGATTAGCGCGACGAATTACATCGTGACCAACGGATGCGGCAGCACGTTGGCCGCCGGGGCCGAATGCAGTATTACGCTTGCTGGAACAACTGCGGGGTCCATCACGGTGCAGGCAACGAATGCGCCTGCATTCACAACCGCTCTCCCTTCCACATCACGTACCTCCGATGCGATCGTTGTGACGCCACATGCGTTGGATTTCGGGATCTCCACTGCTGCCAGCACTCCCAACACGCGCACGCTTACCATCCGTAACCTGAGCAATACGGCACAAACCTTTCTCTCTGCGCGGATCAATACAGGTTCCAGCGCCTACTCTCTTGCGCAATCGGCAAGTACATGCAGCACCACTACAGATGGCTTGCAGAAGACGCTTGCACCTAACAGTTCCTGCACCATTACGCTCGCGTTGACACCCTCTGCGATCAGCGGAAACGATGCCGCAGTCTCCGCCACATGGCAAGTAGGCAACTACGATATTCCGCTGACGGGCTATGCGCAGGCCGCTGCAACATCACTGTCTGCCACCACAATCGACTTCGGTCGCCAGTACGTAAACGGCATACGCACGCCGCGTTATCTGTATCTGAGCAACGCCAGCGATACCGCACAGGCACATGCCGCCGTAGCATCCACCAATGCCGTATTCACCGTGACCGATGAATGCTCTGCAATGCTGCAGCCACGCTCCATCTGCCGCATTGCCATCGGCTATCTCTCCACTGCAGCACCAGGCAGCGATGCTCTATCACTCGTGGTCGATGGCACAGCGGTCACAGTGTTGGGAGAAACATTACCCCAGCCCTCCATCACAGGCTCTTCCACAAATCCGAACCTGACTGTTTCCGCGACATCGCTGGTGTTCAGCGATCTGGTTACAGTGACAACCGCGTCCACCGCAGTCCAGACAGTGATCGTCGGCAATATCGGCGCGGTTGCCTTTGCGCTTCAGGTTGCCATCACCGGTGACTTTACGCAGACCACCGATTGCCCTGCGCTGCTAGCAGGTGGCGCTACCTGCAAGGTGAACGTTATGTTCACTCCATCTGCCGCAGGATTGCGCCAGGGATTGCTGGCAGTGACTGCAGGCTCAGCAGGACCGGCTTATGTTTCGCTTAGTGGTACGGGCACCGCCATCCTGCCGCAAAACAATGGCCTCGCCTACGGTGACATACCGCTCAATACACCATCCGTCCAATGGTTAAAGGTACAACAGGGATTCGTGTCGGCGACGGCATCGTCCAGCGATGCAGCGTACAAAGTCATCCTGGTCGAAGACATTGGCTATGGTCACGGCCAGCCCACAGCCAGCAGCTTTTCATCGACGGCGACAGGCTCATGCCTGAACTGCTGGCTCGGCATACAGTTTCAACCAGCAACAACCGGAACAGACATTGCCACGGTTTCCTTGAGTTCCTCAAGCGCTGGCAAACCTGCGTCCGTGGTCGTCAGCGGCAATGGTGTACCGCTGACGGGGTTAATCCTGACGCCTTTGACCGAAGACTTTGGTCCGATTGCGGTGCATACCACCAGCACCGCCACTGTATTTCAGCTGACCAACGCGACCTCCGCAGCCATCGCAACCATGGGCGCAACGATAACAGACGACTTCAATGCCAGCGCGGAGGCTACCGGAGGTATGTCCTGCGCTGCTGCCACGGTGCAGCCCGGTGCAAGCTGTTTCGTCCCGGTGCGCTTCGTTCCTACCGCAGCAGGGACACGCAGTGGCAAGTTAACTGTGCAGACTTCAACTGGCAACGCCACTGCAACTCTGACAGGAACCGGCTCGGACGATCCAGGAATCAGCTTCACTCCCGGAGAACTGCGTTTCGACAATGTGCCCGCCCTCACAGCGACACAACAGACGATCACGCTGACGAACACAAGCGTGATCCCCGAGAGCATCGGCACACCTGCCAGTAGCGACTCGCACTTCACGGTCAGCAGTGGTTGTTCCACCCTTGCGGCTGGCGCATCCTGCACGCTGACAGTTACCTATCAGGCGATAGCCGCGCTCAGCAGCGGTGTCCTTATCATTCCCGTTACCACATCGCCTGCCGGTGCCGCATCCACGGCGACATACGCCATTGCACTCACCGGTCAGTACACCTCGGAATCTGCGGGGATTCAGATCATTCCGGGGGAACACACCACCGTCAATTTCGGATCGGCTGCAACGAACAGTGTCGCCGAGAGTCGCGTGTTGCACGTGAATAATCTCAGTGGCAAAGCGCTGACGCTCAGCGTTGCAGCGCCACGTAACTTTTCCGTCGCGTCCAGTAACTGCGGAGGACTTGCAGTAGGCGGAAGCTGCGACCTGACAGTGCAGTTTGTGCCGCAAATCAGTGGCAGCATCACCGGTACTCTCTTCCTGTCAGGAACGCCGACCGATGGCTCAGCAACACAAAACGGCCTTGGATACCTCGAAGGATACGGCGAGGGCGTTGGAAACCTCAGCGTTACTGGCAATATCTCTCCCCTGGGCGTGCTGCAGTTTGGGCAAGCCACATCGGGGCAGACCGCATCGCAGACGCTTACCGTAACCAATCCCATAACTACAGGCGCTGGCACCGATATCACAGTCCGTCGCATCCGGTCTGAAGCGCCATTTCTTACTGAGAGCAACTGTGGACAGCCGCTTGCCCCGGGACAGAACTGCACCATCACCGTGGCGTATGCACCGGTGTATCAGGTGACCGGGAGTACGGCGCTGCTGACCGGGCGCAGTGATACCTCCAGCATCACCATAGAAAGTGATGCGAGCAATGCGCCCCAGTTCGTTGCATTGAGTGGGCAGGCTGCTCCAATCACATCGTCTACCGCGAGCAGCGGTGGAATTCTGCAGACCTATTCGCTCAGCCAGAGTTCACTTACTTTCGTCAACACAGCAGTCGGTGGCAGCTCCCCGGCGCAGATAATTGAACTGGCCAATACGGGTACGACCACAGTTCATATCCAGAAGCTCATTACGTCATCGGGCTTCATTGCTTCAGGCAACTGTGCCACGCTTTCTGCGGGGAATACGTGCAGTATCGTCGTGAACTATCAGCCGCAATCAACCGGCATGACAACCGGCACGCTGGAGATTCAGAGCGACGCAGTCGCATCTCTGGAATTCGTAACACTAGTGGGTACCGGCAGCGCGGCTTCTGTTTCTCTTACGCCGCAACCCATCGACTTTGGCCGCGTCCTGGTGGGTGCAAGCAGTTCTCAATTCGCGACGCTCACCAATACCGGCGCCGTCCCCGTCACGATGAATAGCGTGGGCATTGCAGGCGCGAACTTCTCGCTGGCAACGTCATCTTCTTCGTCGACCGCGTGTCCCACTTCTGGCGGCGCATTGAACGCAGGCGCATCCTGCACCGTTGCCGTTGTGTTCACACCGACCTCTACAGGTACACTCCGGGGCACACTGTCCGTCGCAACTTCGGCTACCTCGTTGCCGTTGCTGGTTGCATTGTCCGGTGTGGGTACTCAACCACTGCTCACTGTAACGCCAACCTCGCTCGGATTCGGTAATGTTCCCCTTGGCTCCAACAAGACGCTTTCGCTGACGCTGCGCAATGTCGGATCGGACCCTGTTGATGGTCTCGGATTCACTGCCAGTAAATACTTCAGCGTGACCAGCACCTGCGGTATCACGACGCTGAATGCGTCGTCGTCCTGCTCTGTGAGCATCACTTTTACTCCCTCCACCACAGGTGCCGTGAACGGCACGCTTACCATTCGAAGCACGGACCCGGCCTCGCCATTGAACGTCCCTTTAACTGCAAGTGGTATCGCGGGTGGCGGAGGTGGCGGACTTCTATTGACAGTGAATGGCGGCTCCAGTGCTTCGGTAACGGTACAGCAAGGCATTGCCGCGACCTACTCGCTCAGCGTTGCCCCCACAAACGGGTTTGCTGGCTCCGTCGCGCTTACCTGCACACCGGACGCTACCGTCGCGTATGCCACCTGTTCTCTATTGCCTTCTACGGTGACATTGAGTAGCGGGTCGCAATCATCCGTTGCCACCATCACGACTGTAACGGCCGTCAATTCGAACACTGCGAAGCTTGAGTCGAACTCCCGTGGTGGAATCGTCCTCGCTTGCATCCTGCCTGCGGGGGGAATGCTCCTCTGGCTGCGCCGCCGCAGGCTTCAGGGCATCCTTCCGTTGTGCCTGTTCTGCATCTCACTGATCGGTTGTGGCAGCGGGGGCGACCTGCGTATCCGTTATGTCGAACCCGGCACGTACACGTTCCACGTCACAGCGAGCGCCACAAACGGCACGCCAGCTTCGCAATCCGTCAAACTTACGCTTGTGGTAACCCCTCGAACCTAA
- the ribB gene encoding 3,4-dihydroxy-2-butanone-4-phosphate synthase — translation MPESPFVDVPEALRQFAAGKMIVVVDDEDRENEGDLTLAAEHVTPEAINFMAKHGRGLICLTLTEERADYLRLLPMASENTSRFGTAFTESIEAREGVTTGISAADRAHTILTAVNPGSTAADLARPGHVFPLRARKGGVLVRAGQTEASVDLARMSGLIPAGVICEIMNEDGTMARVPDLVTFCREHDMAMLTVAELIRYRLQHERYIHREAETLLRTPWGEFRTIAYASDVEEGESHLALVMGDVTAAGGAEAPLVRVHTHCLAGGIFCHDSCECKQSIEKALRLIGEEGRGALVYLHNGSRGFGIDRTVTPPRMVLHRDGAPRGKDQTQTLRHTGIGGQILSDLGIHRLRLLVSRPTHVPALQGFGVEIAEQIPMSEVVKAV, via the coding sequence ATGCCTGAGAGCCCGTTTGTCGATGTACCGGAAGCGCTGCGTCAGTTTGCCGCGGGGAAGATGATCGTTGTGGTGGACGATGAAGACCGCGAAAATGAGGGCGACCTGACCCTTGCGGCGGAACACGTCACGCCAGAGGCGATCAATTTCATGGCGAAGCACGGTCGCGGATTGATCTGCCTGACGCTTACCGAGGAGCGCGCCGATTATCTACGTCTGCTGCCCATGGCCAGCGAGAATACTTCGCGCTTCGGCACAGCGTTTACGGAGAGCATTGAAGCTCGCGAAGGCGTAACAACGGGTATTTCCGCTGCCGACCGAGCGCATACGATTCTTACGGCGGTGAATCCGGGAAGCACCGCTGCCGATCTGGCGCGTCCGGGCCATGTGTTTCCTTTGCGCGCTCGGAAGGGCGGCGTGCTGGTGCGGGCAGGACAAACGGAAGCATCCGTCGATCTGGCACGCATGTCCGGCTTGATTCCTGCCGGTGTGATCTGCGAAATCATGAACGAAGACGGCACCATGGCGCGGGTGCCGGACCTGGTTACTTTCTGCCGCGAACACGATATGGCGATGCTGACCGTCGCGGAGCTGATTCGCTATCGGCTACAGCATGAGCGCTACATTCATCGCGAGGCAGAGACGCTGCTGCGCACACCCTGGGGAGAATTCCGCACCATTGCCTACGCCAGCGATGTGGAGGAGGGTGAAAGCCATCTCGCGCTCGTCATGGGCGACGTCACGGCTGCGGGCGGTGCAGAAGCGCCACTGGTTCGTGTTCATACGCATTGTCTGGCGGGCGGCATCTTTTGCCATGACAGTTGCGAGTGCAAGCAAAGCATTGAAAAGGCGTTGCGTCTGATTGGCGAAGAGGGTCGCGGTGCACTGGTCTACCTCCACAATGGCAGCCGTGGTTTTGGCATCGACCGCACGGTGACGCCGCCTCGCATGGTGTTGCATCGTGACGGTGCGCCACGCGGGAAGGATCAGACGCAGACGCTGCGGCACACCGGCATTGGTGGGCAGATACTTTCGGACCTGGGGATTCATCGGCTGCGGTTGCTTGTATCGCGTCCTACACACGTTCCCGCATTACAGGGCTTTGGTGTCGAGATTGCAGAACAAATTCCCATGAGCGAAGTCGTCAAAGCTGTCTGA
- a CDS encoding sulfatase-like hydrolase/transferase, giving the protein MDRRDFLRKSGIAAAALTASGEMPAQQTPRRRPNIILYLSDQFRWDFVGANGANSSTRTPNLDAMARRGTNFTHAITNQPVCAPSRSVLFTSRYATETGVWQNGPGMRQDLPTLAGELRKAGYTANLIGKWHLAPGNAKQGGPGAVAPEWRGGFDDLWEGANALEHTSHPYEGTLYDRDGKEITYKDRYRVDFLTDRAEQFLRQKHDKPFFLFVSQLEPHQQNDLNRMVGPKGSAERFINAYVPPDLRAFPGDWHQQLPDYYGACESIDASVGRLHNVLKETGQDEDTIFIFFSDHGCHFMTRNTEYKRSTHNSSIRVPMIIDGAGFNGAQQISQLVGIIDMAPTLLQAAGVPVPSSWKGRSFLPLLQDGAARTAWPDQQLVQISESMTARALRTQDWTYCVADISGVRNAASPQYMEWQMYDQRNDPHELVNLAGRKEYREKAKELKALLLEHMKYAGESAEIKDATLYH; this is encoded by the coding sequence TTGGATCGTCGGGATTTTCTTCGAAAAAGTGGAATTGCAGCAGCCGCACTGACCGCCAGCGGTGAGATGCCGGCCCAGCAGACGCCTCGGCGCCGACCGAACATCATCCTGTATCTTTCAGACCAGTTCCGGTGGGACTTTGTAGGAGCGAACGGAGCCAATAGTTCCACGCGGACTCCCAATCTGGATGCCATGGCGCGTCGCGGGACCAATTTCACGCACGCCATCACCAATCAGCCGGTCTGTGCTCCCTCGCGCTCGGTCCTGTTCACCAGTCGTTATGCCACGGAAACCGGTGTGTGGCAGAACGGCCCCGGAATGCGGCAGGATCTGCCCACACTGGCCGGCGAACTGCGCAAGGCTGGCTACACCGCAAACCTGATTGGCAAATGGCATCTGGCTCCCGGCAATGCAAAGCAAGGTGGTCCCGGTGCCGTGGCTCCGGAATGGCGCGGCGGGTTTGACGATTTATGGGAGGGTGCAAACGCGTTGGAGCATACCAGCCATCCCTATGAAGGCACTCTCTACGACCGCGATGGCAAGGAGATCACCTACAAAGACCGTTACCGCGTGGACTTTCTAACCGATCGCGCCGAACAGTTCCTGCGGCAGAAGCATGACAAGCCCTTCTTTCTCTTCGTGTCGCAACTGGAACCGCATCAGCAGAACGACCTGAATCGCATGGTCGGCCCCAAGGGATCGGCAGAGCGATTTATCAATGCCTACGTCCCTCCTGATCTGCGCGCATTCCCCGGTGATTGGCACCAGCAGTTGCCGGACTATTACGGAGCCTGCGAAAGCATTGATGCTTCTGTGGGCCGTTTGCACAACGTGCTGAAGGAAACCGGACAGGACGAAGACACCATCTTCATCTTCTTCTCAGACCACGGCTGCCACTTCATGACACGCAATACGGAATACAAACGCTCCACGCACAACAGCAGCATCCGTGTACCCATGATCATCGACGGCGCGGGCTTCAACGGAGCGCAGCAGATCAGCCAGCTCGTGGGCATCATCGATATGGCACCGACGCTGCTACAGGCCGCAGGCGTCCCAGTTCCCTCTTCATGGAAGGGTCGCAGTTTTCTGCCTCTGTTGCAGGACGGAGCCGCACGCACCGCATGGCCAGATCAGCAACTGGTACAGATCAGCGAGTCCATGACGGCACGTGCTCTTCGCACACAGGACTGGACCTATTGCGTAGCCGATATCTCCGGCGTCAGGAACGCCGCAAGTCCGCAGTACATGGAATGGCAGATGTACGACCAGCGCAACGATCCGCACGAACTGGTAAACCTTGCCGGACGCAAAGAGTATCGCGAAAAAGCGAAGGAGTTAAAGGCACTCCTTTTGGAACACATGAAGTATGCCGGTGAGAGCGCCGAGATTAAAGATGCGACGCTCTACCACTAA
- a CDS encoding DUF4149 domain-containing protein, with product MIIAARIFRLLALAVWLGGIVYFGAVVAPGAAGIFGTTERFADFIGRSILMLHMIGIYCGIVMLVALRFLNNRAFKPLWQGVLILLMLVLTFVSNRAIVLPMEHDRALAGGNISILLPDSPLRKDFDARHQWSTRVESTVLLLGIGLAVLIGCEAGLRERITTAPPKRVFDLDDEA from the coding sequence ATGATCATCGCCGCGCGCATCTTTCGTCTGCTGGCTCTTGCTGTCTGGCTTGGTGGCATCGTCTATTTCGGAGCAGTCGTCGCGCCCGGTGCGGCCGGTATTTTTGGCACCACGGAGCGCTTCGCTGACTTCATTGGCCGCTCCATTCTTATGCTGCACATGATCGGCATTTACTGCGGCATTGTCATGCTGGTTGCGCTGCGGTTCCTGAATAACCGCGCCTTCAAGCCGCTGTGGCAGGGCGTGCTCATCCTGCTCATGCTAGTGCTTACGTTCGTATCGAATCGCGCCATCGTTCTGCCCATGGAACATGACCGCGCACTCGCAGGTGGCAACATCAGCATCCTGCTGCCGGATTCACCGCTGCGCAAGGACTTCGATGCGCGCCATCAGTGGTCCACACGTGTCGAAAGCACCGTGCTACTGCTCGGCATTGGACTGGCAGTGCTCATCGGCTGTGAAGCGGGCTTGCGCGAACGCATCACCACCGCGCCACCCAAACGCGTGTTCGATCTGGATGACGAAGCATAA
- a CDS encoding multidrug efflux SMR transporter encodes MVPRTASLLALAVAIGAETSATTALKASHGFTRLWPSVIVVIGYAIAFYSMTIALRTMPVGVVYAIWSGVGITLISLLGWLVYRERLDVPAVLGIVLICIGVLVIQIFSKSQAH; translated from the coding sequence ATGGTTCCACGTACTGCCAGTCTGCTGGCTCTTGCCGTTGCGATCGGCGCGGAGACTTCCGCGACCACGGCGCTGAAGGCGTCTCATGGTTTTACGCGACTATGGCCTTCCGTCATTGTTGTGATTGGTTATGCCATCGCGTTCTATTCCATGACCATTGCACTTCGCACCATGCCGGTGGGCGTGGTGTATGCCATCTGGTCCGGTGTTGGCATTACGCTGATTTCACTGCTGGGATGGCTCGTGTATCGCGAACGTCTTGATGTTCCCGCAGTGCTTGGCATTGTGCTGATCTGCATCGGCGTGCTGGTCATCCAGATATTTTCGAAGTCGCAGGCGCACTGA
- a CDS encoding VWA domain-containing protein — protein MSRTKHTLAAMVAATMLLPAVAMAQQTQTKPTTPTQTDDAGPQQQDSPVILKKKRANAQEDEPPPPAPDQEKVKNPKELENYSIRVDVPVVTVDVSVQLQKTGQFVPGLKPENFRVTEDGVPQKLTDLRMQQKPITAVMLLEFAANSWAFIRDMQQASYVFFKQLRQEDYVAVVTYDLRTHILTDFTQDKQLTAQALQSLTIPGFSDTNEFDAISETLDRLSRIEGRKYIILVSSGRDTFSKLNLDQIYKKVRDSKDITIYTVSTGGLARELSDSRGNMGAITRMDYLQADNQMKTISAMTGGQSYFPVFQGAFPEVFASINNSIRNQYVLTYHPTNTAQDGTYRKIKVELVDREGQPLTMVDEKSKKLKYSVMARDGYRARMPVE, from the coding sequence TTGAGCAGAACGAAGCACACACTGGCTGCCATGGTTGCCGCGACAATGCTGCTGCCAGCAGTAGCGATGGCACAGCAGACGCAGACCAAGCCGACTACGCCCACGCAGACGGATGATGCCGGTCCGCAGCAGCAGGACTCTCCCGTCATCCTGAAAAAGAAGCGCGCCAATGCGCAGGAGGACGAACCGCCACCGCCCGCTCCGGACCAGGAGAAGGTAAAGAACCCGAAGGAGTTGGAGAACTACTCCATCCGCGTGGATGTGCCCGTGGTCACGGTGGATGTGAGCGTGCAGTTGCAGAAGACAGGGCAGTTTGTGCCGGGACTGAAGCCGGAGAACTTCCGTGTGACGGAAGATGGTGTGCCGCAGAAACTGACCGATCTGCGCATGCAGCAGAAGCCCATAACAGCGGTGATGCTGCTGGAATTTGCGGCGAATAGCTGGGCGTTTATCCGCGATATGCAGCAGGCTTCGTATGTGTTCTTCAAGCAGTTGCGGCAGGAAGACTACGTCGCCGTGGTGACGTATGACCTGAGGACCCACATCCTGACGGATTTCACGCAGGACAAGCAGTTGACGGCTCAGGCGCTGCAATCGCTGACGATTCCGGGCTTCAGCGATACGAACGAGTTTGATGCGATCTCCGAAACGCTGGACCGGTTGAGCCGCATTGAAGGGCGCAAATACATCATCCTGGTGTCGAGTGGGCGCGATACATTTTCGAAGCTGAACCTGGACCAGATCTACAAGAAGGTTCGCGACTCGAAGGACATTACGATTTACACCGTAAGCACCGGCGGGCTGGCGCGTGAGTTGTCGGATTCACGCGGTAATATGGGCGCCATCACACGCATGGATTATCTGCAGGCGGATAACCAGATGAAGACGATTTCCGCGATGACGGGTGGGCAGAGCTATTTCCCCGTCTTTCAGGGCGCGTTTCCAGAGGTGTTTGCTTCCATCAATAACTCGATCCGCAACCAGTATGTGCTGACGTATCACCCCACCAACACGGCGCAGGATGGGACGTACCGGAAGATCAAGGTGGAGTTGGTGGACCGTGAAGGCCAGCCGCTGACGATGGTGGATGAGAAGAGTAAGAAGCTGAAGTATTCGGTGATGGCGCGCGATGGATATCGTGCGCGTATGCCGGTGGAGTAG